The genomic segment TAGTTCACACACTCAATGCGAAGTATACTCTCTGAGTCTTTGTTACCAGTTGTTCCCAAGCTTTTGTATTTTGTGATTCTGAAACAAtggttttgattttgtttctgATTTTCCTGGTTTTTGATTCCTGTTTTGCCTAGTCTATGCTGTTTGCCAATCACCAGgccactgtttgttttttgatactgtgtttgttttatgattTGGTTTTGTCTGATTTGGGGGGAtttggctcaggtggtagagcgggttgtccactaatcgtagggttggcggtttgattcccagctcacatgactccacatgccgaagtgtccaggcaagacactgaatgccaagttgctcccgatggctctgctaccattggtgtgtgagtgtgtgtgggaaagggtgaatgagacacagtgtaaagtgctttcgaaccactaaggttaaaaaagcgctatataagtgcagaccatttgtCTGCTAGTTTTGTCTCTCCCTGTTGCCTGACAGAATAAATCGGTAGTAGCAGGTAACTTGGATTCGAATCAGGCTGTGGCAGAACAAGGCCGCCTGATTGGAGAACAACAGCAGCAGATAGCCCTGATCAACGTACAGCTAGCACAGCTCCACACCACAAAGACTTCCTTTGGGCTGCACCCTCTCTATCTGCTTCTCAGCTCATTGCATGCCCAGACCAATATATAGGTGATCCTGGCTGGTTTAAAGGCTTCATGCTACACTGTTCAGTATTCTTTTCAAGCCAAGAAGGAGTTTCCAAGTGAAACAAAATGACTCAGTTCATCAGCTTGCAAACAGATTAAATGCTAACCTGTGCCACTACAATTTGGGCTCAAGGAGGAGAACATGTTTCTTCCTATGACCATGTCGGCCACGTTCCATATGGCAAAGAGATTAGAGAGAGGCTCCTCAACGGCATACAGGGTTAACAAGGTGCAGATGAGCTTGCTCTGAACCTTCGCACATTGGCCGCTGGCAGTGACTGGAACAAGCCGGCACTCAAAGCCCCTTATTGGCAAGGGTTGACCATCCTCACTGAGTTGAACATCCTCATGTTGGGACAATCAGGGGTcccttgaagcattcattgacCATGACTCACTAAATGACCTCCTGCAAAGGAACCGAGGGGAGGTTAAAGTGAGAGTGGTGTGGTGGGCCATCACCGTGTCAGTGCCCTCCACCAAAAGCAAATCTCTCCCCTCGTTACTGTCTATGTTCTAATGATTAAGTTCAACATAGTGCTGGGACCCCTTATATGCATGCACAAAAGTGAAAACTGGAGTATCATTACTTAAAGGAGGTTTTCAGCAAAACCAAAGCCAGTGGACTGCCACCTCACTGCACATATAACTATACCACTGAGCTCATGGCAGGTGTCTTACCCCTACATAACCCCATTTACCCCTTATCCACTACAGAGATCCAGGCCCTGGATTATTACATCAAGGAGGCCCTGAAACAGAAGTACACATCAGCAGGCTTTTTATTAGTGGAGAAGAAAGGGGACAGCCTGTTGCCAGATTACCAAGGAGGCCAGAATCTTCACTAAGTCAGATCTATACAGTGCCTACAACTTGGTTTGTATAAGCAGGGGTGAAGAATGTAAAACAGCCTTTAGCACGACCTCTGGTCACGTTAAGTACTGAGTAATGCCATATGGGCTCTCTGCAGTACCAGCAGTATTCTAATGTCTCATCAGTGACGTTAACATCCTAGGCAAATTCATAATAGTGTACATTGATTATATCTTGAGCTACTCCCTAAGTAAAGAACCACACATCCACCAGGTCAGAAAGGTCTTGCTCATCTCTTGGAGAACCAACTCTATGTTATAGGGGAGAAATGCGAATGTCATCTTTCAAAGATCTTCCCTTAGGATATATCATTAGCCCAGAATTGGCATTTATGGACCAGGACAAGGTCATGGCCATTATGAACTGGCCTGTTCCAACCACTGTTAAGGAGCTACAATGATTTCTAGGGTTTGCAAACTTTCATAGGAGCTTCATCAGGGGTTTCAACACCATTGCCTCACCCTTAACCTCCTTGCTTAAGACAGGTCCCAAGGTGCTTCATTGGAACACCTCAGCAAACCAGGCATACAAGTGCCTCAGGGAAGCCTTCACATCAGCCCCATTCTTAAACACCCTGATTCTTACAAGTCTTTCATAGCAGAGGTGGATGCCTCTGAAACAGGGGTGGGTGCTGTCCTGTCACAGAGGTTTGGAAAGAAGCCCAAGCTGCACCCCTTCGCCTTCTTTTCCAGGAAGCTATCCCCAGCTGAACGCAACTATGACATTGGCAACAGAAAATACCTTGCCATGAAATTATCCCTGGAGGAATGTTGCCACTGATTGGAGGAGGCACTCTATCCCTTTACAATTTTCACAGGCCACAAGAACTTTGAGTATAATAAGTCAGTTAAAAGACTGAACTCTCACTAAGAATGCTACACCCTATTGTTGCTTGGTTTCAGTTCATAATTTCCTACAGACCAGGCTCCAGGAACACAAAGGCTGACTCTATCCAAACCCTCCCCGAGAAATCATGTATCCTACCACAATCAGGTTTTGTTGGGGCTACAACTTAGGACATGGGATTGGGAGATAGCAAACTCACGAGAGGTGAGAGTTCCTGCACAATGCCCAGCAGACAAGAAATACATGCCTTCTCATCTCAGAGACAAAGTGATCACATGGGCTCACACCTCCCCACCTGCTAGACACCCCAACACTCACAGAACACACAAATTGCTTCTGTGTAAACAGTGGTGGCCCCATATGTTTATCTTGTAATGCTCTTCATGTGCCCAAGCCAAAGTACCCCAAACCCTGCCCTTTGTTTCTGACCTCCCCATGTCTCAAAACAACACTGTCATTATCATAACAGTAGACCAGTTTTCCAAGTTCCTTTGTCTGCTCCCTCTCCCTGGACTCCCTTCCACCATTGAGGCTATGGAGCTTATCTTTAACCATGTGGTCAAGTACTTTGGCATCCCGGAGGACACCGTGAGTGACTGGGGAGCTAAATTTACATCCAAAGTATCGGGAGGATTCACGGAAAAAGTGAATCCATAAGCCTAACTCCCACACCTCCAACCTTGTTTCAACATTAACATTGTATGTGATGTGTTTTATCATAGGCAACATGTAATTATATGTCTGTTGAAAGGGGGAAGACAACATCTTTGAATGGGACAAAATACTGGATCTGGTAATAATACACAGTGACCAAAAAAGAACTTACCAAGCTGTGAGTTGGTGGCTGAGGTTTCATctacaaaagaaaaattaaCTAATGGGTTATGGTAAATTGGAAGATTATATGCATAGttagaaaaaaatgtatttgtcaaAAGTTCTTTGGATAGCTGAAGCGcccctgaaatcaaaatggGTCTTTCAGAGATTTTTGTACCTGTCAATTTGTGTTATAGACACCAATATGATAGTAAACTGGCAAACCGGTAAAACtagtacaaatatatatatatatatatatatatatatatatatatatatatatatatatatatatatatttaaattgttttgcagCTATTTTCTGTTCTGGGAAAATTAGAATCAATACAGAATCAAATCTTTAAGATTAAGTTTTAACTTTAAGTGTGATTCGGATGTATGTAAATTCTGATGTAAATACTGAGCACCCCAGGACATACCATAATTCAcggtagttactgaataatatgcatTAAGACAAATAACTGAATAAGCCAGACGGGAAAACTGAAGAACACTTTAAGGTTCTACATTTAACTATTCTCTCACCACCTCTGGTGATTATAGGGCCTGCAGTTATGATAGCATCTTCAGCAGAAGCATGAGGAGCTGTGGTGTCCCTCTTTCTTCTTATTCCACAGATCTGAGATAAGAAATAGCATTCAGCACAGACATTAAGTATTAAAATTACACCCTGCTTAAAATGCCTTGATTTTGGTGTGAAAATAGTAATACAATAAGTTTAACAAGACTTAGACAAACTAAAAACAATTTTACCGGCATCAATGCTGCACAGTCATCCACACGACACAACTTTGTGACACAGTGCAAGAAGACAGTGGACATCCTCTGGTTTTTGTGTTTCACAAACCGGAAAACTTCAAAGGCAAAGCGGCCCATCTGGCTTTTCCCATTCTCAAAAACTGTGGTCTGTGGGTCTTTGTGACATCTATTAGGAAAATGAAACTAAGAATCAGACTATTtctgagtgcacacacacacacacacacacacacacacacacacacacacacacagacaaacacacacacacacacacacacacacacacagacacagataaaGCATTCTGTAAAAGGCCATTGTAAGAGATTTGTATAGTGAGTGGTTGGTTTAAGCAGGTAATGAGCTCTCTGCTGGTTAATGCGCACCGCTTAACGCACCACTTTAGATAATGTGAAAGTACCCGAAGAAAAGATCGTAGCGTATCTCATCATTGGGATTCCCAGAGGGGGTGGTGTAACAGTAATCCATCAGTATATTCCACCTGGGCaggaaggaaggggggggggggaagcaaCTATTTGTGTTACTGAAGCTAATCAAACCGCTGatcttaaacatttttaaataaatgtatattctATATTTGATTCAAATGAGAGAACTAAAGCATATTAAATTATGTCATTAGTATGTTTTGTTGTAATAACTGTATTTGTTAACTTATTCCTCTTTTAAAGAATCAATATTCACAATAAGCAAATGAGTAAGTGTCTAAGTCATGTTACTCTATACTGCATTTCATAACAAAGTTAAGTTTGTAgtatggagggtttttttttattattatttatttttattttttttagtacctCTTATCTAGATTAGTGGCCTTGACGGCAGCAAACACTCTAGTCTTCAGAGCCAGACCAGCCATGGGAATGGACAACTGCTGACTGAAGGATGAATCCtgagaaataattaaattatttataaacattcaGTAAAATTATATTTACCCATCTAGGGAACAATACCAATGAAAAAGAATGCACAtagtaaaaaaaggaaaatgtgacgtgcaatgtttcatttttactaAAAGAGAGCTGTCTTGTGGTTAGATATTTTTCTAtgacattatatacagtatcattAACACAAACTCTGTAAATATGATATGAGGCTAAAATAGGCAACCGTGTATGATGCaaatgtttacactgaaatCAACTATAATATCAAGTTCACTTACATTGTATAGAATCAAGCTCAAGGTGCTCACAAAGGTTCCATTGTTGTCTTTTACTGCTATTGCTGCTGAAGATCTTGAAAATAGTACAGGCAAGGTGTACAAAATTAACAATACAGTGCATTGAggtaacaaaaatgttttaaaacacttcaaaaaactgtatctaatatttaattgatctaaaatgatcaaaacaTTGTATGATGAACAAATAGCACACTTCTACCCCACTCTTAAGTTTATCTAAGTGACGATTTGGAATTAaaaacagacatacagagaaAAAGACTTACGATGCCAGCTGAGAGTTGTTAACCAGGTACTCCAGAGGATAACTGCAGCTGAATTTATAAAGCAAGCCAGGCAGGTAGCTAATGATGGTTGGAGGGTCAGGGGTATCGATGTAGCCTGATACATTCCCTATCTGTACCAGGGATATATTTCCAAAAGCATTGTGGCCCTGAGCTGCAGAAACCTGCCAaaagatacatttttataactGGGATATAACTGTTATAACATTTTAgaactgtgtttttttaaagcagatatTACTGTATCTTTAAAGAGTCACAAGTACTAGTCTAAACAGTTGCTCATCACAGTGGTAGTgctaaaatgtttatttgtttaacactAATAACATTTGTTTGGTGCACACAGCCATGCACcacaaataatttaaatacaGTAAAGTGTACTAGGGGCTTGGCTTCTCCTGACCAAGCAGTCACATTAGTATTTAACAGTTCAGCATGTCtcaccaccagcatgtttccaCAGGCCTCCAGTGTGCTGAGGCTGATGCTGAACAGTACTGCTGTGGGGAACGTGTTGTTATTGATGAAACCGCGGCATTGAGCATCACCATGATGCCCATTCAGGGCCAGGTCAGCATCAGTGTAGCCCGAGTAGAGCACTGGACAGAAGTTGATCTTCAGTGTGATGGTCTGCACACCACAGTACACAGTGATATCTTTTTCGGCTTCAGGTAAGGATAAAGTAGGGAAAAAGGACAGCAAAATTTCAAATGCAGCACTTAGTCCAGAAAGATAAACGGCTATGCTCGGGTGTTTATATCTCCTTACCTGGGAATCTACTGTGGAATGCTGGATCACAGTTGTAGCCATTAAACTGAGTAAAAGCCAAAGGCATCCCATGCATTACAAATAGGAAAAGGCATATTAGCTCCATTTCAGCACCTGGAAAGATGGTGATAAGGAGACACATGTCAAAAAGTTCATCCAAGACAACATAAACAGCTGAAAGGtttgttttggggaaaaaagcacTGGAGAAGTTTGCGTCACTTACTGATATCCCCTGAAGAAGGTAAGTTTAGCAGAGCCCCATGTGCTCTGGCCTGCTGCCTGCAAGCAAATGACTAAGCAGGCTTCACGAAGATGGCATCTGCAATCCACCAGCCTGCTTAGGGCCAAGACACGGAGTCATTGTCAGAACTCTTCAGAACAATATGAGCTGTCCTGCACAACATGGGAAAATGCATCAAATTGGAGTGCCTTGAACAAATCTTTTCACAGACCTGGAAACATGAAACTCTTTTACAATTTCCCACTCATATCCTCATACCTTGATCTGCGTCTGTCATCAGGCACTAATGTCTACCCTCAGCAGGGGGCTAAATCAGGGAATTATGTTTTCATCGTCCACTGAAGGAACTAAACGGGCTTTTCTCTGGGTCTGTCTATCAGGAAAGGATGGAAGGGCAGGCAGCTGACTTTGACGCATTGGGCCTCTGGTTCATCTACTACATCAGGCCACTTATCTGCAGCTAATATTGAGCTGGATACTAACTTCTAATTCTTGCTTATTACAGTAAAAGGGCAACTGGAAAGATTAAACAAATAGGGGTCTTTTGGTGACAAAGTATGCCATTGTTGTTGATCACTCACGAATATGCATAAAATGTCCCTTGTTCTAATTATGCTTCAAGTGGACAGTATCCTAAGCAAATGCTTGGAGATTGCTTACAAAATTACAGCAAAAGTTGTGGAGTGTAGTGATGAACTAACATACAGTTGACATGTTGACTATAGGTCTTTAGAAAAAGTTATTCactctccaaaaagaaaaaaaaagacttacaaTGACTGGCCATGAATTTCATGAGACATGAAATTACAACAGCATcagttaaatgaatttaaagcTACAAAAAAGCACTGGGTGACTTGTTGAAACGTTAAAATGTgcatacactgtatataacatTTGGAATACAGCATATATACACATGCCAATCTTTGGTTTGAACACATTCTTCTAGCTCTGCTTTCTTCAGGTCACTGTCAGATCAACTTCTGGAACACGAAGACAGAGAGAATTGCAATCTTTCAAAGTTAGTAAAAGTGAAATTCAACCCCATCAATAAAACCTAAAATATCATCTAAACTTTTAACAGTGAAGCTGAGTTCTTCATTTCCAGCTGTGCCTTTAGACTTACTAGGAAGCAAATGATATTATTTAGAATTATCTCAGTTGCGTTAAACCAGTTTTATTAGTACAGTGCTTTGAAGAATAAACACTGTCACCAAGCAGCTAAAATCTTTATGtactttacatatatatttagatGCTTAATGAACAAACTAGTGGCGACAGTGACAAGTAAGACTAACAGCTGTGGTTGGATTAATACTAATTGCTGTTTTGCTGTGTGTGGGAAAAGACACTAACAGTAGTGATTAAATAAAGACACTAACCACAGTGTCAAAGGCTTCAATAAAAGCTCAAACAGCAGTGTTTGTATAGAGACTAACAGCAGTGTTTGGATAAAAAATCTCCCACAAGAGTGTTTGGATAAAGATACTAACTGCATTGTTTTTGGATTAAGACACTAATAGAAGTCTTTGGATAAATACTCCAACAGCAGTGTTAGGATAAAGACTAATAGCAAGTGTTCTCACTGTGGAGCTGTGCACTGTGTTGTTATTGAAACATATACAGTAGCTGAGCACTGTGTTGTGACTGGCTCATAGAGCTGTGCACTGTGTTGTTACTGGTTTGTGGAGCTGTGCACTGCATTGTGCTTGGCTTGTCGAGCTATGCACTGTGTTAGGATTGGCTTGTGGAGCGGTGTACTGTGTTGGGACTGGCTTGTGGAGCGGTGTACTGTGTTGGGACTGGCTTGTGGAGCTGTGCACTGTGTTGGGACTGGCTTGTGGAGCTGTGCACTGTGTTGGGACTGGCTTGTGGAGCTGTGCACTGTGTTGTTACTGGCTTGTGGAGCTGTGCACTGCATTGTGCTTGGCTTGTCAAGCTATGCACTGTGTTGGGACTGGCTTGTGGAGCTGTGTATTGTGTTGGGACTGGTTTGTGGAGCTGTGCACTGTGTTGGGACTGGTTTGTGGAACTGTGTACTGTGTTGGGACTGGCTTGTGGAGCTGTGCACTGTAATTCCCCTCCAGACCACTACTTCACACGTCCTTTGTTGTCCAGCTCACTTCGATATAAGTTCTGCCATTTGTCTCCCTTCTTGCTGAGCATTGTGGTTGTGTAGTTAGGTTGTAGTTATAGTTTTATGAGTAGTGTGTCTCTGTTAAAAATCCCTTGccttgttttgtctttgttttactAGTTTTCCTTGTCTTGTCTTGCCTTAGTTTCTCTGGTTTGTGCATTATTGTAAATCAAGTCTGTCTGCACTTGCACCGCCTCCTCGGGAAATCGTTACAATTACTCATTCATTTGaggaacattttattacattggCTCATAGACACTTTTAGTATGGATTTATATTACTGCTACTAGttttttaaagcactgaatggatTAGCAACATAATACATTATAGTAACGTACATCTTACTCCATATACCCCAAATTGGTTTACCAACTGATATCCGACAGGCAACTACAGTACATCATTTATCTTTACTCTATTGCTCTATTTTACTATACTCCatttttattgatgatgataatggtgatgatgatgatgatgattacacATATTATGGAACGACTTGACTCTTCATATTATGTCTTTTTATTGGCTTTTTAGTAaacatctgttttgttttatttactataatCCAGGCCTAGATGCGGTATCCATAGACTGCTTTTAATTCAGCTTTTTAAGACAAAATGAAAgccttttattttgcattgttgTTTCAATTTTCCATCTACAGGTCTTACAGATGAAGCGGGGTCTAGCAGAGTAACTTATTCTGAAACCAGAATGTTACTCTATATAACATTAGACTGTATTTAGTTAGGTTCATGTTCTCAATATGACAATACTGTAAAATTACATTGTAATTTTAGTAATTTCTTAGTAATAACATATTTTACAGTTACATGATACCTTCATTTCAAGTCAAATAAAAGTGATGAGCACTTTGAAACACAAGGAATGGCTATATTTAAATATGGTGATATACTAAATAGTCCACATAGTTAAAGCTACAAAACAGGAAATATGCAAGTTCTCATTATACTGAATTGCACTGTGTGATGTCAGTGATACACAATATCACACAACTGATCTTCATTTACTGCTAACCTACATAGATTTGTATGGATTTGAAGTTTTTAGTagtgacaaagaaagaaagctcaacaaattgtttttaaaaaaaacccaaaaaaaaccaatttgcttgtattttattttttttggcttgtatattagtttgtttgtttaggtttttttttttttttaactcttatTGACAGTTCCATGTTATTGTGGTCGTAACACAAGTCATGCTAACTATCCTTCTATATCACATACATTATCACATTTTTAAAGCCTACAATGCCACTCGACTTCTAAaggcagggtgtgtgtgtatgtgtgtatgtgtctgagtTTGTACATGTATGTTTACCTGGGAGTTTATCTAGTTGTATCTGTTTTCCCTGGTGCCGCGGGTGTCGTAGACTAGTTGTGTATTTGTACTTTGGTTCGGCTCTCACAGGCAGTGTAGCTGTAAGTGTAGCCCCTCCTGCTCTgacagggcacacacacacacgcgcacacacgcacacacacacacacacacacacacacacacacaccccactatCAAAAAGCACTTGATAACTGGGTGAGTGTTAGCCACCAGAACACTATATGTGGCCGGGTTGTAGCTTACTAGTAGGTGGTATCTTATTTTAACACAGTACCATGTAGTTTGAGAGACTCTGCCAGAAGTGGTGGTCAGGTTAACATTTATCTAAGTGGTGGGCTAACACTGTTTATCAAAAGGTGTTTAGCATAGACGGCCATGACTCACTCTGTGTGACCCAGTGTGGTTTTGGGAAGAAGTCCTGTTGGCTACTTGCATAATAAgttaaacacatgcacacacacacacacaataagatatacactatatggccaaaaatatgtgaataAACGTCCatcacacatatactgtatgtgtttgttggACATTCCAATGCCAAAACCATGCGCATTAATATGACCCCCCCTCAACATCCACTAGCTTTCTGCTAGTTTTTGGAATTTGGCAGTTtggatttgtgcccattcagcctCAAGAACTTT from the Ictalurus furcatus strain D&B chromosome 17, Billie_1.0, whole genome shotgun sequence genome contains:
- the zpld1b gene encoding zona pellucida-like domain-containing protein 1, translating into MELICLFLFVMHGMPLAFTQFNGYNCDPAFHSRFPAEKDITVYCGVQTITLKINFCPVLYSGYTDADLALNGHHGDAQCRGFINNNTFPTAVLFSISLSTLEACGNMLVVSAAQGHNAFGNISLVQIGNVSGYIDTPDPPTIISYLPGLLYKFSCSYPLEYLVNNSQLASSSAAIAVKDNNGTFVSTLSLILYNDSSFSQQLSIPMAGLALKTRVFAAVKATNLDKRWNILMDYCYTTPSGNPNDEIRYDLFFGCHKDPQTTVFENGKSQMGRFAFEVFRFVKHKNQRMSTVFLHCVTKLCRVDDCAALMPICGIRRKRDTTAPHASAEDAIITAGPIITRGDETSATNSQLAPSSNPSSPLDTVTSALVAGVAVLGLMSLSFLVLSIRLLHRSSPTSLTGIWNPSFK